Proteins from a genomic interval of Anatilimnocola floriformis:
- a CDS encoding beta strand repeat-containing protein, with protein MSSTKRRAATARRQTTRRQFLQLEQLEERSVLAGNVTIMEAGGIVTMLGDNADNQVTVTLSGTNGAVITGQNGTTITNGLTGAKGSTQNVANFATFLNVNMLGGNDSLTFNGSTTQQLRVSSASLINLGEGNDTLRFNNFSAAGGLIVYGGGGDDTVEGLKSTDSTVNGGLRVNGVTVLNLGNGNDNLTLRNSAFNKSFVADGGLGNDKFDFTNNEFRNFTSISGSLGNDSFNNSGNTYTLPPFVTGMETTTTAQPPVAVADSATVAEGGSTVINVLTNDTAPVGSTIVPGSVAIVTQPTRGTVSVNTTTGAITYTHNGSETTSDSFTYRVTAANGAVSAPATVSLTVTPVNDAPVAVADAYTVNEGSTTTLNLAQNDTDVDSQLNLASIVITQQPTNGTVTVNNDGTVTYVANVGTATSDSFQYTIADQGVAPNGGAVSQPATVTITLTQVANAPTISAIDDLTTNEDTATAAIPFTVGDAETPVANLTVTAVSDNATLVPNNAANITLGGSGSARTIVITPAANQSGTATITVTVTDGDNQTATETFVVTVAPINDAPTITGAADITTLEDTATAAQTITVGDIETAAADLTVSATSSDVNVVANNGIAITGSGATRQVVVTPVANAFGTSTITLTVSDGTTTSQQTFVVTVTSVNDAPTLAAIDPVTVAVGTPIDPVNLSYSDVETLASDLVFSATSDNTDLITNAGLQFVGSGATRSLQITPEAGVTGSANITVRVTDAAGDFTEQIFTVVIDSPPTISAIADQTVTGTSVGPLPFTIGDTQTATADLTVSATSSNTDLVPVANIVFGGSEANRAVTVTPVSGVTGTSTITVTVTDASGLTASETFLVTVQAANTLPTITPDPIADINVDEDAPIASFVITVNDAETAGSALDVSATSSNTALIPNSGISISTTGNDRTVSITPTPDAFGTAIITIEVDDGNGGITSRSFTVNIASVNDAPVAGSTTVTVLEGSTTVIDLGALSSDVDSALNTASGIVVTPSATSHGTLNLNGDGTVTYVHDGSETTSDSFTYTIADIQGNVSAPATVNITITPVNDAPVAGDDENVVSFVVGSSIPVAVSGNVLTNDTDVDTAHALLAVSAQQSGTVGQEVQLTYGDLTINSDGSYTYTVDPALVDQIVTDVDEVFSYTVSDGDLTDIATLTIHLQFVTA; from the coding sequence ATGTCATCCACCAAACGTCGCGCTGCCACGGCGCGCCGCCAGACGACCCGCCGTCAATTTTTGCAACTCGAACAGCTCGAAGAACGGTCGGTTCTCGCGGGGAACGTCACCATCATGGAGGCTGGCGGCATTGTGACGATGTTGGGTGACAATGCAGACAACCAAGTCACCGTCACGCTGAGCGGCACGAATGGCGCGGTGATCACGGGCCAAAATGGAACGACCATCACCAACGGCCTGACCGGCGCGAAGGGGAGCACCCAGAATGTCGCCAACTTCGCGACCTTCTTGAACGTGAATATGCTGGGCGGCAACGACTCGCTGACGTTCAACGGTTCGACCACGCAGCAGCTGCGAGTATCGAGCGCCAGCCTGATCAACTTGGGCGAAGGGAACGATACCCTGCGCTTCAACAACTTCTCGGCCGCGGGCGGCTTGATTGTGTACGGCGGCGGCGGCGACGACACCGTGGAAGGTTTGAAGAGCACCGACTCGACCGTCAACGGTGGTCTACGGGTGAACGGCGTCACGGTGCTGAACCTGGGCAACGGCAACGACAACCTCACGCTTCGCAACTCGGCGTTCAACAAGTCGTTCGTGGCCGATGGCGGCCTGGGGAACGACAAGTTCGATTTCACGAACAACGAGTTCCGCAATTTCACCAGCATCTCGGGTAGCCTCGGGAACGACTCGTTCAACAACTCCGGCAACACCTACACCCTGCCGCCGTTCGTCACCGGCATGGAAACCACCACGACGGCTCAGCCGCCAGTCGCAGTGGCCGACAGCGCGACGGTCGCCGAAGGCGGCAGCACTGTTATCAATGTGCTCACTAACGACACCGCTCCGGTCGGCAGCACGATTGTGCCGGGTAGCGTCGCCATCGTCACTCAACCGACTCGCGGCACGGTCAGCGTGAATACCACGACCGGCGCCATCACCTACACTCACAACGGCAGCGAGACCACCAGCGACTCGTTCACCTACCGCGTGACGGCTGCCAATGGCGCTGTGTCGGCTCCGGCTACGGTCAGTCTCACGGTGACTCCGGTCAACGATGCTCCGGTTGCTGTCGCCGATGCCTACACGGTCAACGAAGGTTCGACCACCACGTTGAACCTGGCTCAGAACGACACCGACGTCGACAGCCAACTGAACCTCGCCTCGATCGTCATCACGCAACAGCCGACCAACGGCACCGTGACCGTGAACAACGATGGCACGGTAACGTATGTCGCCAATGTCGGCACCGCGACCAGCGATTCGTTCCAATACACCATCGCCGATCAAGGCGTGGCTCCCAACGGCGGCGCTGTTTCGCAGCCAGCCACGGTCACGATCACGCTGACCCAGGTCGCCAACGCTCCGACGATCAGCGCGATCGACGACCTCACCACCAACGAAGATACCGCCACTGCCGCGATTCCCTTCACGGTGGGTGATGCCGAAACGCCGGTTGCCAATCTGACGGTCACCGCTGTCTCGGACAACGCCACCCTCGTGCCGAACAACGCCGCTAACATCACGCTCGGCGGTAGCGGCAGCGCTCGGACGATTGTGATCACTCCCGCCGCCAATCAATCCGGCACGGCCACCATCACCGTGACGGTAACCGATGGCGACAATCAAACGGCCACGGAAACCTTCGTCGTGACGGTCGCGCCGATCAACGATGCTCCGACCATCACCGGTGCTGCCGACATCACCACGCTGGAAGACACTGCCACGGCTGCCCAGACGATCACGGTTGGCGACATCGAAACCGCTGCTGCTGATCTGACGGTGTCGGCTACCTCAAGCGATGTCAACGTCGTCGCCAACAACGGTATCGCGATCACCGGCAGTGGCGCAACTCGTCAAGTCGTGGTCACTCCCGTCGCCAACGCCTTCGGCACGTCGACCATCACGCTGACTGTTTCCGACGGCACCACAACCTCGCAACAGACGTTTGTCGTGACGGTGACTTCGGTCAACGATGCGCCGACGCTCGCCGCGATCGATCCAGTGACCGTTGCAGTTGGCACGCCGATCGATCCGGTTAACTTGAGCTACAGCGATGTCGAAACGCTGGCCAGCGACCTGGTCTTTTCGGCCACTTCAGACAACACCGATCTGATCACCAATGCTGGCTTGCAATTTGTTGGCAGTGGCGCGACTCGCTCCCTGCAGATCACCCCTGAAGCAGGCGTGACTGGCTCGGCCAATATCACGGTTCGCGTTACGGACGCTGCCGGTGACTTCACCGAGCAGATCTTCACCGTCGTGATCGACTCACCGCCGACGATTAGCGCGATTGCCGATCAAACGGTGACCGGCACTTCCGTGGGCCCGCTCCCCTTCACCATCGGTGACACGCAAACCGCTACCGCCGATCTGACGGTGTCGGCCACCTCGTCGAACACCGATCTCGTCCCTGTCGCGAACATTGTCTTCGGCGGTTCGGAAGCGAATCGCGCAGTGACGGTGACCCCCGTGTCGGGCGTCACTGGCACTTCGACGATCACTGTCACGGTCACCGACGCGAGCGGTTTGACGGCCTCGGAAACGTTCCTGGTCACCGTCCAAGCGGCCAACACGCTGCCGACAATCACTCCCGATCCGATCGCTGACATCAACGTCGACGAAGATGCCCCGATTGCTTCGTTCGTGATCACGGTGAATGACGCGGAGACGGCGGGGAGTGCTTTGGATGTGAGTGCCACGAGCAGCAACACCGCGCTGATTCCGAATAGTGGGATCTCGATCAGCACCACCGGCAACGATCGTACGGTATCGATCACTCCTACTCCCGATGCTTTCGGCACTGCGATCATCACCATCGAAGTGGATGACGGTAACGGCGGCATCACGTCGCGTTCGTTCACCGTGAACATCGCGTCGGTCAACGATGCCCCGGTTGCCGGTTCCACGACCGTCACAGTTTTGGAAGGAAGCACGACGGTGATCGATCTGGGTGCGCTCTCCAGCGACGTCGACAGCGCGCTGAATACTGCCAGTGGCATCGTCGTCACGCCTTCGGCGACTTCGCACGGCACGTTGAACCTCAACGGTGACGGCACGGTGACCTACGTTCACGACGGTAGCGAAACGACCAGCGATTCGTTCACCTACACGATCGCCGACATTCAAGGAAACGTGTCAGCTCCCGCGACGGTGAACATCACCATCACCCCCGTCAACGATGCCCCCGTCGCCGGTGATGACGAGAATGTCGTTTCGTTCGTCGTTGGTTCGTCGATCCCGGTCGCCGTCAGCGGCAATGTGCTGACGAATGACACTGATGTCGACACCGCTCACGCGTTGCTCGCAGTGTCTGCTCAGCAGTCGGGTACGGTCGGCCAAGAGGTCCAGCTGACCTACGGCGACTTGACCATCAACAGCGACGGCTCGTACACCTACACCGTCGATCCAGCCTTGGTGGACCAGATCGTGACCGACGTCGATGAAGTGTTCAGCTACACGGTTTCGGATGGCGATCTGACCGATATCGCCACCCTCACGATTCACCTGCAATTCGTCACGGCCTAG
- a CDS encoding dihydrodipicolinate synthase family protein, with product MPTHHFTQPLRGIVPPVVTPLTGRDRLDRDALAHLVERMIDGGVAGLFVLGTTGEAPALDYRLRYELVEAAAELIAGRVPLLVGVTDPSLTESLDLARHSSECGAAAIVAAPPYYFPLQQRDLVRYFTLLADESPLPVFLYNMPACVKIDISLETIATCTRHANICGVKDSGGNLDYFKQLLTLREQRRDWTFLIGPEHLLAESVLLGGDGGVNGGANLHPCLFVDWFAAAVARDLPRIAALREQVQLLGQIYRQADEFMAVVRGLKCALSIAGLCSDQLCEPVTACDATTRSRIAAIVEQLGLLPAESPLALMHRGEA from the coding sequence ATGCCAACTCATCACTTCACGCAGCCGCTGCGCGGCATTGTTCCTCCGGTCGTCACTCCACTCACCGGGCGCGACCGGCTTGATCGGGACGCGCTCGCGCACTTAGTTGAAAGGATGATCGACGGCGGCGTGGCCGGGCTATTTGTACTCGGCACGACCGGTGAAGCGCCGGCGCTCGATTATCGCTTGCGCTACGAACTAGTCGAAGCAGCTGCAGAACTAATCGCGGGCCGCGTGCCGCTGTTGGTCGGCGTGACCGATCCATCGCTGACGGAATCGCTCGATCTGGCCCGTCACTCTTCCGAATGCGGCGCTGCTGCCATCGTCGCCGCGCCGCCGTATTACTTTCCGCTGCAGCAGCGCGACCTGGTTCGTTACTTCACACTGCTCGCCGATGAATCGCCGCTGCCGGTGTTTCTCTACAACATGCCGGCCTGCGTAAAGATCGACATCAGCCTGGAAACGATCGCCACGTGTACTCGCCACGCCAACATCTGCGGCGTGAAAGACAGCGGCGGCAACCTCGATTATTTCAAACAGCTGCTGACGCTCCGCGAGCAACGTCGCGACTGGACCTTTCTCATCGGCCCCGAACACCTGCTCGCCGAAAGCGTGCTCCTCGGCGGCGACGGCGGCGTGAACGGCGGCGCCAATCTGCATCCCTGCCTCTTCGTCGATTGGTTCGCCGCAGCCGTCGCCCGCGACCTGCCTCGCATCGCCGCCCTCCGCGAGCAAGTTCAACTCCTCGGCCAGATCTACCGCCAGGCGGATGAGTTCATGGCCGTCGTCCGTGGACTGAAGTGCGCGCTATCGATTGCCGGCCTCTGTTCCGATCAACTGTGCGAACCAGTCACCGCCTGCGATGCGACAACTCGCTCGCGGATTGCTGCGATCGTCGAGCAGTTGGGGCTGCTACCCGCAGAAAGTCCTCTCGCCTTAATGCACCGCGGCGAAGCCTGA
- a CDS encoding RtcB family protein, whose protein sequence is MHEIIPTGEATAILPTGGKTKPITVIGTEAIRGTFDEGCLRQAVNSRLAPGVSELVLNPDGHCGYGAPVGCVLVSPTHVYPGPVGVDIKCSMSLLQLDLDAEAIVDRPVRRALINAVCERIPTGAGRGQRHAKNGRKIEVETGKQLLREGASAAVCTQLGIPTHWAQRCEDHAHVGHDETHDALGDRLEKHLRVSTFNKFTEKVQQLGSYGGGNHFGECEVVHVEDNDRARAAADVFGLQNGKVAFLSHCGSRGIGHNLAMGQFRALQHKFAQWDIPLPGEDRELVYAPLGTPEADAYLDDMALGANFATLNHLLINVLVLEAFQQVFPGVKGELVYFISHNIARREIVDNQPAWVHRKGATRAFPAGHHALKGSIYENTGHPILLPGNPQAGSSVMVADPGASVSCYSVNHGAGRMLGRKRAIRELDQASVDQSFDAADILTNCRSYPKDEAPAAYKDFEEVLRSVALAGLATEVARLKARFVIKDGDAADD, encoded by the coding sequence ATGCACGAAATCATCCCCACCGGCGAAGCCACCGCCATTCTCCCCACCGGCGGAAAGACCAAGCCGATTACGGTCATCGGCACCGAAGCCATTCGCGGCACCTTCGATGAAGGCTGCCTCCGCCAGGCAGTGAACTCTCGGCTCGCGCCGGGGGTGAGCGAGCTCGTGCTCAATCCTGATGGCCATTGCGGCTACGGTGCACCGGTCGGTTGCGTGCTCGTGTCGCCGACGCACGTTTATCCAGGGCCGGTGGGCGTCGACATCAAGTGCTCGATGAGCTTGCTGCAGCTCGATCTCGACGCGGAAGCGATCGTCGATCGGCCGGTCCGGCGTGCGCTGATCAATGCGGTTTGCGAACGCATTCCCACGGGTGCGGGTCGTGGTCAGCGGCATGCGAAGAACGGCCGTAAGATCGAGGTGGAAACGGGTAAGCAGTTGCTGCGCGAAGGTGCTTCGGCAGCGGTTTGCACGCAGCTCGGCATTCCTACGCATTGGGCCCAGCGGTGCGAAGACCATGCACACGTTGGTCATGATGAAACGCACGATGCCCTCGGCGATCGCCTGGAAAAGCATCTGCGCGTGAGCACGTTTAACAAGTTCACCGAAAAGGTGCAGCAGCTCGGCTCGTACGGCGGCGGTAATCATTTCGGCGAGTGCGAAGTCGTGCACGTTGAAGACAACGACCGCGCTCGCGCTGCCGCCGATGTGTTCGGTCTGCAGAATGGTAAGGTCGCGTTTTTGTCGCACTGCGGTTCGCGCGGCATCGGCCATAACCTGGCCATGGGACAGTTTCGCGCGCTGCAGCACAAGTTTGCGCAGTGGGATATTCCGCTGCCAGGCGAGGACCGCGAACTCGTCTACGCGCCGCTCGGCACGCCCGAAGCCGACGCGTATCTCGACGACATGGCCCTCGGCGCCAACTTCGCCACGCTCAATCACCTGCTGATCAACGTCCTCGTGCTCGAGGCGTTTCAGCAAGTGTTTCCGGGCGTGAAGGGGGAACTCGTCTACTTCATCAGCCACAACATCGCGCGGCGGGAGATCGTCGACAACCAACCAGCGTGGGTGCATCGCAAGGGAGCGACCCGTGCGTTCCCAGCGGGCCACCACGCGCTCAAGGGTTCGATCTACGAAAACACCGGCCACCCGATCCTGCTGCCGGGCAACCCACAGGCAGGATCCAGCGTGATGGTCGCCGATCCGGGCGCGAGCGTGAGCTGCTATAGCGTGAACCACGGCGCGGGGCGCATGCTCGGCCGCAAACGCGCGATCCGCGAACTCGACCAGGCCAGCGTCGACCAATCGTTCGACGCCGCTGACATCCTGACTAACTGCCGCTCCTATCCGAAGGACGAAGCGCCGGCTGCTTACAAGGATTTCGAAGAAGTTCTTCGCAGCGTTGCGCTCGCTGGCCTGGCAACGGAAGTTGCACGGCTGAAGGCGCGGTTTGTGATCAAGGACGGGGATGCGGCGGATGATTAA
- a CDS encoding RNA-binding protein: MANKSLFQSIKGALLPPANARNEAGGLAYSRSAEQALAQYAVTGCLNSTFYATGDEQLAAVLKLCQKVAPEFIARVALYSRQKGFMKDMPALLLAVLSVKGPGLMAEIFDRVIDSPKMLRNFVQIMRSGVVGRKSLGTLPKRLIQQWIESRSDVQLFAGSVGNDPSLADVIKLVHPKPATTSRAALFAYLLGRKYIHAELPEVVQEYEVFKTHPKQRKGNVPNVPFQMLTSLPLAAGDWKQIARNAPWQMTRMNLNTFERHEVFKCEKLVELIANRLRNPRLIEEARVFPYQLLAAFLNASETVPHEIREALQDAMELAISNVPHVPGRVVVCPDVSGSMHSPVTGVRVGATSKVRCIDVAALVAAAILRRNPRAEVIPFESDVVRLRLNPRDSVMTSAKALTSLPAGGTNCSAPLKHLNERKASADLIVYVSDNESWIDSGTHGRFGGSATATLQEWAKFKQRNPHAKMVCIDLQPTSTTQAPERADIINVGGFSDQVFTMLADVANGSSNKDHWVREIQKMKL, encoded by the coding sequence GTGGCCAACAAGTCGCTGTTTCAATCGATCAAGGGTGCTTTGCTGCCGCCGGCAAATGCTCGCAATGAAGCCGGCGGCCTGGCCTATTCGCGCTCGGCTGAACAAGCACTCGCTCAGTACGCCGTGACGGGCTGCCTCAACAGCACGTTCTATGCGACGGGCGATGAGCAACTCGCTGCCGTTCTGAAGCTCTGCCAAAAAGTGGCGCCGGAGTTCATCGCTCGCGTGGCGCTCTACTCGCGGCAAAAGGGGTTCATGAAGGACATGCCGGCGCTGCTGCTGGCCGTGTTGTCGGTGAAGGGGCCAGGCTTGATGGCTGAGATTTTCGATCGCGTGATCGACTCGCCGAAGATGCTCCGCAACTTCGTGCAGATCATGCGGTCGGGTGTCGTGGGCCGCAAGAGCCTCGGTACGTTGCCGAAGCGGCTGATCCAGCAATGGATCGAGTCGCGCAGCGACGTGCAGTTGTTCGCGGGTTCGGTCGGCAACGATCCGTCGCTGGCCGACGTGATCAAGCTCGTTCACCCGAAGCCGGCGACCACGTCGCGGGCCGCGCTGTTTGCGTACCTGCTCGGCCGGAAATACATCCATGCGGAATTGCCGGAGGTCGTACAGGAGTACGAAGTGTTCAAGACTCATCCGAAGCAGCGGAAGGGCAACGTGCCGAACGTTCCTTTCCAAATGTTGACGTCCTTGCCGCTGGCCGCGGGCGACTGGAAGCAGATCGCTCGCAATGCGCCCTGGCAAATGACGCGGATGAACCTCAACACGTTCGAACGGCACGAGGTCTTCAAGTGCGAGAAGCTCGTCGAGCTGATTGCGAACCGGCTGCGCAACCCGCGGCTGATCGAAGAGGCTCGCGTGTTTCCGTACCAGTTGCTGGCCGCGTTCCTGAATGCGTCGGAAACAGTGCCGCACGAAATCCGTGAGGCGCTGCAAGACGCGATGGAGCTCGCCATCAGCAACGTGCCGCACGTGCCGGGCCGCGTCGTGGTTTGCCCGGACGTCTCCGGTAGCATGCACTCGCCGGTAACGGGCGTGCGTGTAGGTGCGACGTCCAAGGTTCGCTGCATCGATGTCGCTGCCCTCGTGGCGGCGGCCATCCTGCGGCGAAACCCGCGGGCGGAAGTGATCCCGTTCGAGTCGGATGTGGTGCGTCTGCGGCTCAACCCGCGCGATTCGGTAATGACGAGTGCCAAGGCGCTCACGTCGTTGCCAGCCGGCGGTACGAACTGCAGCGCTCCGCTGAAGCACTTGAACGAGCGCAAGGCCAGCGCCGACCTGATCGTCTATGTTTCGGACAACGAATCGTGGATCGACTCGGGTACGCACGGCCGCTTCGGCGGCAGCGCGACCGCGACGCTGCAAGAATGGGCGAAGTTCAAGCAGCGGAACCCGCACGCGAAGATGGTGTGCATCGATCTGCAGCCGACGTCGACGACGCAGGCTCCGGAGCGAGCAGACATCATCAACGTCGGCGGCTTTAGCGATCAGGTCTTCACAATGCTCGCCGACGTCGCCAACGGCAGTAGCAACAAAGACCACTGGGTGCGCGAGATCCAGAAGATGAAGTTGTAA